The sequence CCACCGAGTACATCTACCGCTACGGCCAGGACAGCGAGTTCCGGTTCTCCGTCAACCTCCTGGGCCTGGGGCAGGTGAGCACGTCGGCGGGGGGGCTCGGCTTCTGATCCCGCAGATCGACCTCGCGCGGCAACACGGGGCGCTCCGGGCCGAGCTGATGGCGGCGGCCGAGCGGGTGCTGGCCTCCTGCCGGTTCATCCTCGGGCCCGAGGTGGTGGCGCTCGAGGCCGAGCTGGCGGCGCTCTGCGGCACCCGTCACGGTATCGGCGTCAACTCCGGCACCGACGCGCTCGTGCTCGCCCTCAAGGCGGTGGGTGTCAAGCCCGGCGACGAGGTCGTCACGTCGTCGTTCTCGTTCGTGGCATCGGCCAGCGCCGTGCTGATGGTGGGCGCCCGGCCCGTCTTCGTCGACATCGACCCGGTCACGTACAACCTCGACCCCACGCTTGTGGCCCGGGCCGTGACGCCGCGGACGCGCGCCATCGTGGCCGTGGATCTCTACGGGCAGCCCGCCGCCATGGACGCGATCACCGACATCGCCCGCGCCCGCGGGCTCGCCGTCATCGAGGACGCGGCGCAGGCCGTGGGCGCCACCTACGCCGGCCGACCGGCGGGCGCCTGGGGCGACGTCGCGTGCCTTTCCTTCTACCCGACGAAGAACCTCGGCGCCTGTGGCGACGGCGGCATGGTCTTGACGGCCCGTGACGACGTCGCCCAGACGGTCCGGCGGCTCCGCGATCACGGCTCGCCACGGAAGTACGAGCACGTGGAGCTCGGCTACTCGAGCCGGCTCGACGAGCTTCAGGCGGCGCTCCTGCGCGTGAAGCTCGGGCACCTGCCCGCGTGGAACGACAGGCGCCGCGAGATCGCCGCGCGCTACCGCGAGCTGCTGCAGGGCACGCCGCTGGTGCTGGCCCAGGAGCGGTCGCCGGCACGCCACATCTACCACCAGTTCACGGTCAGGACCCCGAAGCGGGACGCCCTCGTCGGGGCGCTCGCCGACGCGGGTGTCGGCACCGCCGTGCACTACCCGATCCCCATTCCCGCCCAGCCCATGTTCGCCGTGCCCGACGTCGACCGAGCCTTCCCCAACGCCGCGCGCGCGGCCGCCGAGGTCGTGTCGCTGCCGTGCTTCCCCGAGCTCAGCGACGACGAGGTCCGGAGCGTGGCCTTTGCTGTCAGGGCCGCGATCCAGAGGCTCGCGTGACGGCCGGGGGCGGTGTCGGGGCGGATCTCATGCAGCGCTTCGAGCGTCGCGACGCGACGGTCGGCGTCGTCGGGCTCGGCTACGTCGGGCTTCCACTCGCCGTGGCCTTCGCAAAGGTCGGCATGCGCGTGATCGGGGTGGACGCCGATGCGGGGCGGGTGGAGCGGATCGGGCGCGGCCAGAGCCCGATCGAGGACGTGCCGAGCGACGATCTCGCGCCGCTCGTCAGGACCGGGCGGCTGACGGTCGCAGGCAGCGTGGGAGGGCTCGGCGCCGCCGACGCGATCATCATCTGCGTGCCGACGCCCTTGGGCAAGTCCAAGGAGCCGGACATCTCGCACATCGTGGCGGCGGCCGACGAGGTCGCCAAGATCCTCCGTCCCGGCCGGCTCGTGGTCCTCGAGTCGACGACCTACCCGGGCACAACGGAGGAGGTGCTGCTGCCCCGCTTCACCGCCTCCGGGCTCGCCGTCGGGGAGCAGGTCTTCCTCGCCTTCTCGCCGGAGCGCATCGATCCGGGCAACCGCACGTACGGCCTCTCCAACATCCCCAAGATCGTGGGCGGCGTGACGCCCGCCTGCCGGCAGCTCGCCTGCGCGCTCTACGGTCAGATCGTCGAGCGCGTAGTGCCGGTCTCGTCCCCGCAGGCGGCCGAGTTGGTCAAGCTCTTCGAGAACATCTTCCGCAGCGTCAACATCGCCCTCGTCAACGAGCTCGCCATCATGTGCCGGCGGCTGGGGCTGTCCGTCTGGGAGATCATCGACGCGGCCGCGACCAAGCCCTTCGGGTTCATGCCGTTCTACCCGGGGCCCGGCATCGGCGGCCACTGCCTGCCGAGCGACCCGTACTACCTCTCGTGGCGCGCGCGCATGATGGGCTACGAGGCGCGCTTCATCGCCTTCGCGGACGAGATCAACGGCGGCATGCCCGCCTACACCGTGCAGCTGGCGGCCGACGCCCTCAACGACCAGGGCAAGCCTTTGAAGGGCTCGCGCGTCTTGGCACTGGGAGTCGCGTACAAACCCGGGGTGGGGGACGTGCGGGACTCCCCCGCCGTGGAGATCATCGGCGCGCTCCTGCTGCGCGGCGCGAGCGTGGACTACGCCGATCCCCACGTGCCGACGCTCACGGTGGGCAGCCGGCGGCTCGCCGGCGTGGACTGGGCGACCGCCGACCTCGCGTCCTACGACCTGGTGGCGGTGCTCACGGCCCACCGCGAGTTCGACCCGGCGCGGCTCTGCCGCGAGGCGCGCCTCGTCCTCGACACACGCAACCTGACCGGAGCGTTGGGTGCC is a genomic window of Candidatus Rokuibacteriota bacterium containing:
- a CDS encoding DegT/DnrJ/EryC1/StrS family aminotransferase, which produces MAAAERVLASCRFILGPEVVALEAELAALCGTRHGIGVNSGTDALVLALKAVGVKPGDEVVTSSFSFVASASAVLMVGARPVFVDIDPVTYNLDPTLVARAVTPRTRAIVAVDLYGQPAAMDAITDIARARGLAVIEDAAQAVGATYAGRPAGAWGDVACLSFYPTKNLGACGDGGMVLTARDDVAQTVRRLRDHGSPRKYEHVELGYSSRLDELQAALLRVKLGHLPAWNDRRREIAARYRELLQGTPLVLAQERSPARHIYHQFTVRTPKRDALVGALADAGVGTAVHYPIPIPAQPMFAVPDVDRAFPNAARAAAEVVSLPCFPELSDDEVRSVAFAVRAAIQRLA
- a CDS encoding nucleotide sugar dehydrogenase — protein: MTAGGGVGADLMQRFERRDATVGVVGLGYVGLPLAVAFAKVGMRVIGVDADAGRVERIGRGQSPIEDVPSDDLAPLVRTGRLTVAGSVGGLGAADAIIICVPTPLGKSKEPDISHIVAAADEVAKILRPGRLVVLESTTYPGTTEEVLLPRFTASGLAVGEQVFLAFSPERIDPGNRTYGLSNIPKIVGGVTPACRQLACALYGQIVERVVPVSSPQAAELVKLFENIFRSVNIALVNELAIMCRRLGLSVWEIIDAAATKPFGFMPFYPGPGIGGHCLPSDPYYLSWRARMMGYEARFIAFADEINGGMPAYTVQLAADALNDQGKPLKGSRVLALGVAYKPGVGDVRDSPAVEIIGALLLRGASVDYADPHVPTLTVGSRRLAGVDWATADLASYDLVAVLTAHREFDPARLCREARLVLDTRNLTGALGAQPHVIRL